A single Argentina anserina chromosome 7, drPotAnse1.1, whole genome shotgun sequence DNA region contains:
- the LOC126801912 gene encoding aquaporin PIP1-3 yields MEGKEEDVKLGANKFSERQPIGTSAQTDKDYKEPPPAPLFEPGELKSWSFWRAGIAEFVATFLFLYITILTVMGVKRAPNMCASVGIQGIAWAFGGTIFALVYSTAGISGGHINPAVTFGLFLARKLSLTRAVFYIVMQSLGAVAGAAVIKGFEGNTRYEAFGGGANSVNHGYTKGDGLGAEIVGTFVLVYTVFSATDAKRNARDSHVPILAPLPIGFAVFLVHLATIPITGTGINPARSLGAAIIYNKEHAWDHHWIFWVGPFIGAALAALYHQIVIRAIPFKTRD; encoded by the exons ATGGAGGGGAAGGAAGAGGATGTGAAGTTGGGAGCCAACAAGTTCTCAGAGAGGCAACCCATTGGGACCTCAGCTCAGACAGACAAGGACTACAAGGAGCCACCACCAGCTCCACTGTTTGAGCCTGGTGAGCTCAAGTCATGGTCGTTCTGGAGAGCTGGGATAGCTGAGTTTGTGGCTACCTTCTTGTTCCTTTACATCACTATATTGACTGTGATGGGGGTCAAAAGGGCACCAAACATGTGTGCCTCTGTGGGTATTCAGGGCATTGCTTGGGCCTTTGGGGGTACCATCTTTGCTCTTGTTTACTCCACTGCTGGAATCTCAG GTGGTCACATAAACCCAGCTGTGACATTCGGTCTCTTCTTGGCAAGGAAGCTCTCCCTGACCAGAGCAGTGTTCTACATAGTGATGCAATCTCTTGGTGCAGTTGCCGGTGCTGCTGTCATCAAGGGATTCGAGGGCAACACCCGGTATGAAGCTTTTGGTGGTGGAGCTAATTCCGTGAACCATGGTTATACCAAGGGTGATGGCCTTGGGGCTGAGATTGTTGGAACTTTTGTACTGGTGTACACTGTTTTCTCTGCCACTGATGCCAAGAGAAATGCCAGAGACTCTCATGTCCCT ATCTTGGCTCCACTACCAATTGGGTTTGCAGTGTTCCTGGTGCACTTGGCCACCATCCCCATCACTGGAACTGGTATCAACCCTGCTAGGAGCCTTGGAGCTGCCATCATCTACAACAAGGAACATGCATGGGATCATCAt TGGATTTTCTGGGTCGGACCATTCATTGGAGCTGCACTTGCTGCTCTTTATCATCAGATAGTTATCAGAGCCATTCCATTCAAGACCAGGGATTGA